The genomic DNA CATTCGACCGGCACGGCGGTGCGCTCGATCGGGATCGTCGCGCCGTCGGCCAGGATCGGGCCCTGGCCGCGATGAGCGGGAGTCAGTTGCACGAAACGGGAGTCGACCAGACTCTGGGCGACGATGACGGCCTGCGCGTCGGCGGGGATCGATACCTCTCGGTCGACCTCGAGAGTCACCTCGACGGCGGTGCCGCGCGGTTCGATGGCGGTGACGACGCCGACCTTCACGCCGGAGACCCGCACGTCGTCGCCAGGATAGATGGCGGTGGCGGTGCTGAACACGGCGCGCATGGTGTTCGGGCCGAATGCGGCTCGCCATCCGGTCGTGCCCGCCGCGATCAGTGCGGCGGCAAGGACGAGCACGCCCGCGATACGGAGGATCTTCGCTCGGGTCATCGCGGTGGCTCCGGAGTGAGTTGCGGGGCGCCGAAGGCCTGGTCGATGAACGGCTGGACGAGATCGCCGGGGATCAGGTTGGCGACGAAGGCGTTGTAGAACGGGCCACCGGAGACCGCCTCGCCCTGGGTCATGGCGACTTTCGCCAGGCCGGGCAGGGCGGCGGCGATATTGTCGCGATTCTTCTCCAGCATGGCGACCACGGAGTTCAGCCGGTCCAGTGTCGGCGCCAGATCGGCTTCGTTGTCGGCGACCAGGCCGCGCAGTTGCTCGGCCACGGCGGCGGTTCCGGCCAGCAGGTCCACGATCGCCTGCCGGCGGGCGACCAGCGTCTGCAGCAGCGCGTTCGACTCGAGGATCATCGTGTTCACCTGCGCGCCGCGTTCGGCGAGGATGCCGGTGACGTCGGCGGTGGCCCGCAGCAGGGCGCGCAGGGTTTCGTCGCGGCTGTTGATCGTGCGGGACAGTTCGGTGAGGCCGTCGAAGGTGGGGCCGAGTCGCGGGGCGATCCGGTCCAGGGTGGTGGCCAGGGTGTCGAGAGAGGCGTCCAGGGCGACGGTGTCGGTCTCGCCGACAGTGGTGGTCAGATCGCCCACGGCATCGGTCAGCGAGTACGGCGAGGAGGTCCGTTCGATCGGGACGACGTCGCCGGGGCGCAGCACCCCCGGTCCTGCCGAGACCAGGGTGAGAACTCGCTTGCCCAGCAGAGAGCCGGTTTTGATGTGGGCCGAGGTGCCGCCGCCGAGGGTGATGCGGTCGCGGACGGTGAAGTCGACCTTCGCGTCGCCGTCGTCCAGGCTCAGCCGGGCGACGGTGCCGACGGTGACGCCGGAAAGGATGACCTCGTCGCCGACGGCGAGTCCGCCCGCTTCGGCGAAGACAGCGGTGTAGCGCACGGTGGTGCCCCAGGCGATGAACTTCTGTGATTGCAGGCCGATGGCGATCACGCAGATCATCAGAACCACGCCGATCACGCCGTGGCGGGCCAGGTGCGCGCCGCGGTACTGCGTCAGGCTCATGGGCTGCACCGTCCCGTCGTCTGCTCGATGGCGGGCAGGACGAGCACCTGACCGCTGGGGTCGTTGATCCGGACGGTGATGGCGCAGATGTAGTACTGGATGAAATTGCCGTAGGCGCCGGTGCGGACCAGCTTGCGGAAGTTCTCCGGGGCGCGGCCGAGCGCGTCGTCGAGGACTTGCTTGTCACCGTCGAGAAGCGGTGCGAGCCGGGCCAGTTCGTCGACGGTGCCTGCCAGTGGCGGCCGGGCGTCGGCGAGGAGATCGGCAACGCTCGCGGTGCCCCGGTCGATGGCCTCGACGGCCGCGCCGATCGGATCGCGTTGCGCGGACAGTTCGCCGACGAGACGTTGCAGGCGGTCGACAGTGGCGGTGAACTGGTCGCCCTCGGCGCTCAGAGTTTCCATCACGGTGCGCAGATGGTCGAGCAGGCGTCCGACGACGTCGTTCTTCTCCGCGAGCGCGCTGGTGAACGAGGCGGTGCCCGCCATGAGCGAGTCGATGGTGTTCTCCCTGCCCTGCACGATCTCGAGCAGCGACCAGGTCAGCGCGTTCACCTCGTGGGCGTTCAATCCCTGGATCACGGGTTTCAGACCACCGATGAGCAGGTCGAGATCGAGTGCGCCCGCGGTCTTCTCGACCGGGATGCGGGCGCCGGGCGCCAGCGGCTCGGAGCCCCCCGGCGAGTCGGCGAGTTCCAGGTACCGGTCGCCGACGAGGTTGAGGTACCGCACGGCGGCCTCGGTGGCGGTGGTCAGGGTGACGCTGTCGGCGGCGTCGAATTCGACCAGGACGGAATGGTCCGCACGCAGCTCGACGCCGCGGACCGTCCCGATCGGCACACCGGCGATGCGCACGGTGTCGCCGCGACTCAACCCGGAGACGTCGGCGAACACCGCCGAGTATCCGGTGACGCCGCCGCTGCGGTACTGGCCGAACACCAGGATCAGCAGGGCCGAGAGCAGCACCATGACGACGGCGAAGGCGCCGAATTTCAGCAGTGGCGCGTTGCGTGGGCTCATCGCGGCGCTCCGGTCGAGGGGCCGAACAGAGCGTTCGGGAGCGTGTCGGGGTTGACGACGATGCCCTGGTTGCCGCGGGCGAACGGGTCGGCGCCGACGTCGGCGACGACGAACGGCGGGCGCTGCTCGTAGCCGACCGGCAGGACCGAGCACTGGGAGCCGCCGGAGGCCTGCAGTTTCGGCAGATTCTGCGGGTAGCGGTAGGGGTCGATGCCCCACAGGAAGTTCGCCGACAGGCCGAGGCCGGGGACGTCGACCGGGGCCATCTGCGAGAGGTCGGCGAAACCGTCCAGCGAGCAGTACAGCGCCTCGCGGTATTCGGCGGTGAGGGCGGTGGTCGGGACCAGCACGTCGAGGGTGCTCGCGAGGGCGGAGGCATTGGCGGCCAGGACGCGATGTCCGGTGTCGGACAGTCCGATCAGGCCGAGCAACATGGCGTCGAGGTTCTGGTGTTCGTCGAGGAGTGTGCCGCCGACCGAGGTGATGTTGCCCGCGGTGTCGAGCAGAGGTTGAGCGGTGTCGGCGTAGGTGTTCAGGACCGGGGTGGCGAGGCTGATGTCGGTGCGCAGGTCCGGCAGGGCCGGTTCGAGTTCGGCGAGGAAGGTTTCGAGGTCGCCGAGCATCTCCCCCACCTGCGCGCCCCGGCCGCGGGTGGCCGCGGCCAGCGAGCCCAGCGTGGCGTTCAGCTTCTCTGGCTCGAGCGCGGCGAGCACGGCGGTCAATTGCTCGAAGACGGTATTGATCTCGACGGTGACACGATCGGCGGTGAGCACCTGACCGGCGCGCAGTCGGCCGTCGGGTCGCTCGGGGGGCAGGAGCTGGACGAACTTCGCGCCGAAGACGGTGGTCGAGGCGATCGCTACCGAGACATTGCCCGGAATGCGAGCGAGTTCATCGGCGTCGATGGCCAGTTCGAGGGCGGCCAGGCCGTCGGGACGTTCGCGGATCGCGGAGACCTTGCCGACGGTGACCCCGCGCATCTTCACGTCGGCGTCGGGGTTCATGACCAGGCCCGCGCGCTGCGAGAGCACCTGCACCGCAACGGTGTCGGCGAAGGCGCCGCGGAAGCTCTGCACCGCGCCTGCCACCAGCAGCGCGCACAGCGCCATCGCGACTGTCCCGGCCAGCGGGCGGATCATGTTGTGCACCGCGGTCACTCCTCTATCCGGACAGATCGAAGTTGCCGTCGGCGCCGTAGACCGCCAACGAGACCAGCAGGGTGACCGAGACGATGGCGATCAGCGAGGTGCGCACGGCATTGCCCACCGCGATGCCGACCCCGGCCGGGCCACCCGCGGCGAAGAAGCCGAAGAAGGTGTGGATCAGCAGCACCGTCAGCGCCATCGCCAGCGCCTGCACGAACGACCACAGCAGGTCGATCGGATTCAGGAACGTCGAGAAGTAATGGTTGTACAGGCCCGAGGACTGCCCGAGCAGCACGACCGTGGTGAAGCGGCTGGCGACGAAGGAGGCCACCACAGCCAGCGCGTAGAGCGGGGTGATGGCGATCATCCCCGCCACCAGGCGGGTACCGACCAGGTAGGCGATGGGCTCGATCGCCAGCGATTCCAGGGCGTCGATCTCCTCGTTGATGCGCATCGCGCCCAACTGGGCCGTGGTGCCCGCCCCGAAGGTCGCCGCC from Nocardia higoensis includes the following:
- a CDS encoding MCE family protein, with translation MQPMSLTQYRGAHLARHGVIGVVLMICVIAIGLQSQKFIAWGTTVRYTAVFAEAGGLAVGDEVILSGVTVGTVARLSLDDGDAKVDFTVRDRITLGGGTSAHIKTGSLLGKRVLTLVSAGPGVLRPGDVVPIERTSSPYSLTDAVGDLTTTVGETDTVALDASLDTLATTLDRIAPRLGPTFDGLTELSRTINSRDETLRALLRATADVTGILAERGAQVNTMILESNALLQTLVARRQAIVDLLAGTAAVAEQLRGLVADNEADLAPTLDRLNSVVAMLEKNRDNIAAALPGLAKVAMTQGEAVSGGPFYNAFVANLIPGDLVQPFIDQAFGAPQLTPEPPR
- a CDS encoding MCE family protein, producing MSPRNAPLLKFGAFAVVMVLLSALLILVFGQYRSGGVTGYSAVFADVSGLSRGDTVRIAGVPIGTVRGVELRADHSVLVEFDAADSVTLTTATEAAVRYLNLVGDRYLELADSPGGSEPLAPGARIPVEKTAGALDLDLLIGGLKPVIQGLNAHEVNALTWSLLEIVQGRENTIDSLMAGTASFTSALAEKNDVVGRLLDHLRTVMETLSAEGDQFTATVDRLQRLVGELSAQRDPIGAAVEAIDRGTASVADLLADARPPLAGTVDELARLAPLLDGDKQVLDDALGRAPENFRKLVRTGAYGNFIQYYICAITVRINDPSGQVLVLPAIEQTTGRCSP
- a CDS encoding MCE family protein produces the protein MIRPLAGTVAMALCALLVAGAVQSFRGAFADTVAVQVLSQRAGLVMNPDADVKMRGVTVGKVSAIRERPDGLAALELAIDADELARIPGNVSVAIASTTVFGAKFVQLLPPERPDGRLRAGQVLTADRVTVEINTVFEQLTAVLAALEPEKLNATLGSLAAATRGRGAQVGEMLGDLETFLAELEPALPDLRTDISLATPVLNTYADTAQPLLDTAGNITSVGGTLLDEHQNLDAMLLGLIGLSDTGHRVLAANASALASTLDVLVPTTALTAEYREALYCSLDGFADLSQMAPVDVPGLGLSANFLWGIDPYRYPQNLPKLQASGGSQCSVLPVGYEQRPPFVVADVGADPFARGNQGIVVNPDTLPNALFGPSTGAPR
- a CDS encoding ABC transporter permease, whose translation is MTDQPVHAELATFATRYPLLVRRLRKPITVAGEIGDHALFYVKALAVAPFAAWHHRRETVRLIAEISMGTGALAVFGGTVVIVGFLTLATGGTLAVQGYSSLGNIGIEALTGFLAAFINVRISAPVVAGIGLAATFGAGTTAQLGAMRINEEIDALESLAIEPIAYLVGTRLVAGMIAITPLYALAVVASFVASRFTTVVLLGQSSGLYNHYFSTFLNPIDLLWSFVQALAMALTVLLIHTFFGFFAAGGPAGVGIAVGNAVRTSLIAIVSVTLLVSLAVYGADGNFDLSG